Proteins from a genomic interval of Candidatus Acidulodesulfobacterium ferriphilum:
- a CDS encoding prephenate dehydrogenase/arogenate dehydrogenase family protein has protein sequence MFKEISIIGLGFMGASIAGAVKTIHPEIKISGYDIIQKKIDYCLSSGIIDYAMDFNMDAHKNPCYGNSLDDLTSLVILCTTPKAILTLFDRYKTFFENAPFITDIGSVKSVITHNAEIKNFKNFVGSHPICGSDKSGPENADFNLFKNKNCVVIKEDSDLADKTRTDKVEAVAKFWKMLKMNVVYLAADFHDNIVAYTSHLPHLIAFVLSDTVLSFIQRGKESGNGTFSLIGSGFRDSTRIASSSPDIWTDIFLMNNENIAASLEDFIASANILKGFLETGDEEGLKNIITKIADSRKKI, from the coding sequence ATGTTTAAAGAAATATCTATCATTGGACTCGGTTTCATGGGGGCATCTATTGCAGGGGCGGTAAAAACTATTCACCCGGAAATAAAAATAAGCGGATATGATATAATTCAAAAAAAAATCGATTACTGCCTTTCCAGCGGGATCATCGATTATGCCATGGATTTCAATATGGATGCTCATAAGAATCCGTGTTACGGCAACTCTCTGGACGATTTAACCTCCTTAGTAATATTATGCACCACCCCCAAAGCAATATTAACGCTTTTTGACAGGTATAAAACTTTCTTTGAAAACGCGCCTTTTATTACCGATATCGGAAGCGTTAAAAGCGTAATTACGCATAATGCCGAAATCAAAAACTTTAAAAATTTTGTAGGATCCCACCCGATATGCGGTTCAGATAAATCCGGACCTGAAAATGCCGATTTCAATTTATTTAAGAATAAAAATTGCGTTGTTATCAAGGAAGACAGCGATTTAGCCGACAAAACCCGTACCGATAAGGTTGAAGCGGTAGCTAAATTTTGGAAGATGCTTAAGATGAATGTCGTTTATCTGGCGGCGGATTTTCATGACAATATCGTCGCATACACGAGCCATTTACCTCATCTGATTGCTTTTGTTTTATCCGATACGGTTTTATCTTTTATTCAAAGAGGAAAAGAAAGCGGGAACGGCACATTCAGCCTTATAGGAAGCGGCTTTAGGGATTCGACGAGAATTGCCTCTTCTTCGCCCGATATTTGGACAGATATATTTTTAATGAACAACGAAAATATAGCCGCCTCTTTAGAGGATTTTATCGCGTCTGCGAATATCTTAAAAGGATTTCTGGAAACGGGCGACGAGGAAGGCTTAAAGAACATAATTACAAAAATAGCCGATAGTAGAAAAAAAATATAA
- the aroF gene encoding 3-deoxy-7-phosphoheptulonate synthase, producing MILVLKKGATEQQVKYILDKIDQAGLKPHISEGADVTIIGCIGHEDAVKAFFEEAEALPGVDKAIRISKPYKLASKEIGKERTVIKVGNIEIGGNKIIVIAGPCAVETLENVTEIAENIKTAGASVLRGGAFKPRTSPYTFQGLGEEGLKYLSEARRKTGLLVATEVMDPRDLDLVCSYADIIQIGARNMQNFRLLQEVGKVKKPVILKRGLCSTIQEFLMSAEYIMSNGNLDVILCERGIRTYETSTRNTLDLSAVPVLKRLSHLPVIVDPSHAAGVWYYVEPLSLAAIAVGADGLMIEVHPVPEKAFSDGAQSLKYNTFSELLDRGRLVAEAVNRSM from the coding sequence ATGATTTTGGTGTTAAAAAAAGGAGCTACGGAACAGCAGGTTAAGTATATTTTAGATAAAATAGATCAGGCGGGTTTAAAGCCACATATATCCGAAGGGGCAGATGTTACGATTATCGGGTGTATCGGGCATGAGGACGCGGTTAAAGCCTTTTTTGAAGAGGCGGAGGCGCTTCCCGGAGTAGATAAAGCCATAAGAATATCAAAGCCCTATAAACTGGCTTCAAAAGAAATAGGAAAAGAAAGGACAGTCATTAAAGTCGGGAACATCGAAATAGGCGGCAATAAGATTATCGTAATTGCAGGACCTTGTGCCGTCGAAACACTTGAAAATGTTACGGAAATTGCCGAAAATATTAAGACGGCGGGAGCATCGGTGCTCAGGGGAGGAGCATTTAAACCGAGGACAAGTCCTTATACCTTTCAAGGTTTGGGAGAAGAAGGATTAAAATATCTGAGCGAGGCAAGGAGAAAAACAGGGCTTTTAGTTGCAACGGAGGTTATGGACCCAAGGGATTTGGATCTGGTATGTTCTTATGCCGATATTATACAGATAGGCGCAAGAAATATGCAAAATTTCAGGCTTCTTCAGGAGGTCGGAAAGGTTAAAAAACCTGTTATCTTAAAAAGGGGGCTTTGTTCAACCATACAGGAATTTTTAATGTCCGCAGAGTATATTATGTCAAACGGCAATCTGGATGTTATACTTTGTGAAAGAGGGATAAGAACATACGAAACATCTACGAGAAATACCCTTGATTTAAGCGCGGTTCCTGTTTTAAAAAGACTTTCGCATCTTCCCGTTATCGTCGATCCGTCGCATGCCGCAGGCGTCTGGTACTATGTGGAACCGCTTTCTCTCGCCGCTATTGCCGTAGGGGCAGATGGACTTATGATAGAAGTTCACCCCGTACCCGAAAAGGCATTTTCCGACGGCGCTCAATCCTTAAAATATAATACCTTCAGCGAACTGCTTGACAGGGGGAGATTGGTTGCCGAAGCCGTTAATAGAAGCATGTAA
- a CDS encoding histidinol-phosphate transaminase, whose translation MKSFNVKAPDYIYKINPYIPGKPIEEVEREKGIKNIVKLASNENPSCPSQGALKSIKSCLKNLNRYPDGSGFYLKEELVHFFKAAGVKSDKLKPENFILGNGSNELIDIAVRTFCKRNENLIAPFPSFVAYYLAGEQLGLKLKISKLKDYALNLDDMYKLIDDKTKVIFISNPNNPTGTFFSNRIIKDFIKKVKDNILVIIDEAYIEYMGKSLIDETDIADFPNVIVLRTFSKVYGLAGLRVGYGIGHKDLISLMDRVREPFNVNSLSLAGAQAALKDKEYVKKVVETNEAEKNYLYSALGILGIEFVETGANFILVKLKGRKAADIYEKLLNMGIIIRPMDRFGYDDMVRITIGTRRENIRLIKALGKVI comes from the coding sequence ATGAAATCTTTTAATGTAAAGGCTCCAGATTATATCTATAAAATAAACCCGTATATTCCCGGAAAACCCATAGAAGAGGTGGAAAGGGAAAAGGGTATTAAAAATATAGTAAAATTAGCCTCGAATGAAAATCCGTCATGCCCTTCTCAAGGAGCGCTCAAATCCATTAAATCCTGTCTTAAAAATTTAAACAGATATCCCGACGGCTCCGGCTTTTACCTGAAGGAGGAACTGGTTCATTTTTTTAAGGCGGCAGGTGTTAAATCGGATAAGTTAAAACCCGAAAATTTTATTCTGGGAAACGGCTCTAACGAGTTAATAGATATAGCCGTCAGGACATTTTGCAAGAGGAACGAAAATCTGATTGCCCCGTTTCCTTCGTTTGTCGCATATTACCTTGCAGGAGAACAATTAGGTTTAAAGTTAAAAATAAGCAAGCTTAAGGATTACGCCCTAAATTTGGACGATATGTATAAATTAATAGACGATAAAACCAAAGTTATTTTTATTTCTAATCCGAACAATCCGACGGGGACTTTTTTTTCAAACCGCATAATAAAAGATTTTATTAAAAAGGTTAAGGATAACATTCTGGTTATAATCGACGAGGCTTACATAGAGTACATGGGAAAATCGCTGATAGATGAAACGGATATTGCAGATTTTCCAAATGTGATTGTTTTAAGGACTTTTTCGAAGGTGTACGGGTTGGCAGGACTTAGAGTGGGATACGGAATTGGGCATAAGGATTTAATATCTCTAATGGACAGGGTAAGGGAGCCGTTTAATGTAAATTCCCTGTCTTTAGCGGGTGCGCAGGCTGCTTTAAAGGACAAGGAATATGTTAAAAAGGTAGTCGAAACTAACGAGGCCGAAAAAAATTATCTCTATTCGGCTTTAGGGATATTAGGCATAGAATTTGTCGAAACGGGCGCTAATTTTATACTGGTAAAACTAAAAGGACGGAAAGCGGCAGACATATACGAGAAACTTTTAAATATGGGCATTATCATAAGGCCCATGGATAGGTTTGGATATGACGATATGGTCAGAATAACTATCGGTACGCGCAGGGAAAATATTAGATTAATTAAAGCCTTGGGCAAAGTTATATAA
- a CDS encoding 5,10-methylenetetrahydrofolate reductase has translation MIVTKQKELEDIIKKIRGSVFIFGCGICSDTSRTGGPKEVAAMKGILEDKNISVNGTYVIDAMCHLQKVRKAVRDNKEFVAKSASILVLSCGSGVQSAVNALDDSKMVISGVDTMFLGNIENLSSLKEMCSLCGKCVLNETGGICPVTLCPKGLLNGPCGGMKNYKCEVDENLDCAWVKIYERAVIQNTTADIKKIAKPKDYSVKKPAASVKFTGSHK, from the coding sequence ATGATAGTTACCAAACAAAAGGAATTAGAAGATATAATTAAAAAAATCCGCGGTTCCGTTTTTATATTTGGATGCGGGATATGCTCCGATACCTCGAGGACGGGAGGCCCGAAAGAAGTTGCGGCAATGAAGGGGATTCTGGAGGATAAAAATATCTCCGTAAACGGAACTTATGTAATAGATGCAATGTGCCACCTCCAAAAGGTTAGAAAAGCGGTCAGGGATAATAAAGAATTTGTTGCCAAATCCGCTTCAATATTGGTTCTATCCTGCGGAAGCGGCGTGCAATCGGCGGTTAATGCGCTTGACGATTCAAAAATGGTAATCTCCGGCGTCGATACGATGTTTTTGGGCAATATCGAAAACCTCTCTTCTTTGAAGGAGATGTGTTCTTTGTGCGGGAAATGCGTTTTAAACGAAACAGGAGGAATTTGCCCCGTAACATTGTGTCCAAAAGGGCTTTTGAATGGTCCCTGCGGCGGGATGAAAAATTATAAATGCGAGGTTGACGAGAATTTGGATTGCGCATGGGTTAAGATTTACGAAAGGGCTGTTATTCAAAATACTACCGCAGACATAAAGAAGATAGCTAAGCCAAAAGACTATTCCGTTAAAAAACCTGCGGCTTCTGTAAAATTTACGGGTTCGCATAAGTAA
- a CDS encoding bifunctional methylenetetrahydrofolate dehydrogenase/methenyltetrahydrofolate cyclohydrolase (catalyzes the formation of 5,10-methenyltetrahydrofolate from 5,10-methylenetetrahydrofolate and subsequent formation of 10-formyltetrahydrofolate from 5,10-methenyltetrahydrofolate) — protein sequence MTSNNYINNNSCYDKFKEKIIDGRLIAGELESSVALKVSGLKKAGIVPLIAVILVGENKASVIYVRNKERAAERCGILSQKFIYPEGLTEKELLNKIEELNNDPLVHGILVQLPLPPHINAKAVMDAICPNKDVDGFHPLNVGKIFTENSPFYPCTPYGIIKMLDYYDISVKGENCVIIGQSNIVGKPLAIMLINRLATVVSLNIFTKDIKCFTKGADILISAAGKANLIDDSYLKDDAVVIDVGISRLDGHICGDVNFEKVISKVSKITPVPGGVGPVTVSVLMENTAKAAMLSNKIDENI from the coding sequence ATGACATCAAATAATTACATAAATAATAATAGTTGTTATGATAAATTTAAAGAAAAGATTATCGATGGCAGGTTAATAGCCGGAGAATTAGAATCTTCCGTAGCGCTTAAAGTCAGCGGGTTAAAAAAAGCGGGAATAGTGCCGTTAATCGCCGTCATTTTGGTTGGAGAAAACAAGGCTTCCGTTATATATGTCAGGAATAAAGAACGCGCCGCCGAAAGGTGCGGGATACTATCCCAAAAATTTATTTACCCTGAAGGCTTAACCGAAAAAGAGCTTTTGAACAAGATAGAGGAATTAAATAACGACCCTTTAGTCCACGGAATTTTAGTCCAGCTTCCCCTGCCGCCTCATATAAATGCAAAAGCCGTTATGGATGCAATCTGCCCCAATAAGGATGTTGACGGCTTCCACCCTTTAAATGTAGGAAAGATTTTTACGGAAAATTCGCCTTTTTACCCCTGTACCCCATATGGAATTATTAAAATGCTCGATTATTACGATATTTCGGTTAAAGGGGAAAATTGCGTCATAATAGGACAAAGCAATATCGTAGGGAAGCCTCTTGCTATAATGCTTATAAACAGGCTTGCCACCGTTGTCTCGCTCAATATTTTCACAAAAGATATTAAATGTTTTACAAAGGGGGCAGATATTTTAATTTCAGCCGCAGGCAAGGCAAATCTTATCGATGACAGCTATTTAAAAGACGACGCGGTTGTAATCGATGTCGGCATTTCAAGGCTTGATGGGCATATTTGCGGAGATGTAAATTTCGAAAAGGTTATAAGCAAGGTTTCCAAAATAACCCCCGTCCCCGGCGGCGTTGGACCCGTGACCGTTTCGGTTTTAATGGAAAATACCGCCAAGGCGGCAATGTTATCTAATAAGATTGATGAGAATATATGA
- a CDS encoding pyruvate ferredoxin oxidoreductase has translation MLTKEETHTELFTMGHTGCSGCAQSMAVKLILEVLGKNTIATAATGCLEVFSTRYPESSWRIPWIHSLFENSAAVASGIEAALKAMGKKDDITVIAQGGDGGTADIGLQALSGMFERNHDVLYICYDNGAYMNTGYQRSGLTPFDAYTTTSPSGKKSFGNSRPKKYMPEIAMAHRIPYTAVASAGYPIDLQKKVKKAKSIKGAKYLQIDVPCVPGWKYEPRYSVKIAQLAVQTGLYPLFEAEYDRIISVKKISKKIPVEEYLKLQGRFKHLFKDEAGKTEIEKIQKIADENIARYGLI, from the coding sequence ATGCTAACTAAAGAGGAAACACATACCGAGCTTTTTACGATGGGGCATACGGGATGTTCCGGCTGCGCTCAATCTATGGCTGTTAAGCTGATACTCGAAGTTCTCGGCAAAAATACCATAGCAACCGCTGCAACCGGGTGTCTTGAGGTGTTTTCAACCCGCTATCCCGAGTCCTCATGGAGAATTCCGTGGATTCATTCTCTTTTCGAAAATTCTGCCGCGGTAGCATCCGGCATTGAAGCCGCCCTTAAGGCTATGGGGAAAAAAGACGACATAACGGTAATAGCGCAGGGGGGGGACGGGGGGACGGCCGATATAGGGCTTCAGGCGCTTAGCGGCATGTTCGAAAGAAACCACGATGTCCTGTACATTTGCTATGACAACGGGGCATATATGAATACCGGCTATCAAAGAAGCGGACTTACGCCTTTCGACGCTTACACCACCACAAGCCCTTCGGGAAAAAAGTCGTTCGGTAATTCACGGCCTAAAAAATATATGCCGGAGATTGCCATGGCCCACAGAATTCCGTACACCGCGGTTGCATCCGCCGGTTATCCCATTGACCTTCAAAAAAAGGTTAAAAAGGCCAAATCCATAAAGGGCGCCAAGTATCTGCAAATAGATGTTCCCTGCGTTCCAGGGTGGAAATATGAACCGAGATATTCCGTTAAAATTGCCCAACTCGCGGTTCAGACAGGTCTTTATCCTTTATTTGAAGCAGAATATGACAGGATAATTTCCGTCAAAAAGATAAGTAAAAAGATTCCGGTCGAGGAATATCTTAAGCTCCAAGGAAGATTTAAACATCTGTTTAAGGATGAGGCCGGCAAAACGGAAATAGAAAAGATACAAAAGATAGCCGATGAAAATATTGCCCGCTACGGTTTAATTTAA
- the porA gene encoding pyruvate ferredoxin oxidoreductase, translating to MKKVLEGSMAISDGVRMTEPHVISAYPITPQTHIVEHLSQMVADGDLKAEFIMVESEHSAASVVLGASACGVRTYTATASQGLLYMEEVIYNIAGMRLPVVLTIANRAVSAPINIWNDMQDAMAIRDTGAITLIAENNQEAYDMHIQAFKIAENPDVMLPVTVNVDGFVLTHTFEVVETIDSIEKVREYLPPLNMEYKLDVDNPYSFGTLGEPSVYMESRYNLSNAVNNSKRYIIQAAQEYKEMFGKFQGALIDAYKMDDAKIVIVAMGSVLGTIKDVVDELRESGKKIGVLKVRSFRPFPEDEIADALQNAQNVIVIEKAISLGKGGILSMEIRDVLYKHKMTSISVNGYTIGLGGRDITPKNIYDLVMRAEKEENVDGEFVGLSQQYL from the coding sequence ATGAAAAAGGTTCTTGAAGGGTCAATGGCTATTTCGGACGGGGTGAGGATGACCGAGCCCCATGTTATTTCTGCTTATCCAATTACCCCGCAAACCCATATTGTGGAACATCTTTCTCAAATGGTTGCCGACGGTGATTTAAAAGCGGAATTTATTATGGTTGAAAGCGAACACTCGGCGGCTTCCGTTGTTTTGGGCGCCAGCGCTTGCGGGGTTAGAACTTATACCGCAACGGCTTCCCAGGGGCTTTTATATATGGAAGAGGTGATATACAACATCGCGGGCATGAGGCTTCCCGTTGTTTTAACTATCGCAAACAGAGCTGTTTCCGCGCCGATAAACATTTGGAACGATATGCAGGACGCAATGGCGATCAGAGATACGGGCGCAATTACGCTCATTGCGGAAAATAATCAGGAGGCGTACGATATGCATATTCAAGCGTTTAAAATTGCCGAAAATCCTGATGTTATGCTTCCGGTCACGGTCAATGTCGATGGTTTTGTTTTAACGCATACATTCGAGGTTGTAGAGACAATAGACAGCATCGAAAAGGTCAGGGAGTATTTGCCGCCCTTAAATATGGAATATAAGCTCGATGTAGATAATCCTTATTCTTTTGGAACGCTGGGCGAACCTTCCGTTTATATGGAATCGAGGTATAATCTTTCGAACGCCGTCAATAATTCCAAGCGCTATATAATACAGGCAGCACAGGAATACAAGGAAATGTTCGGCAAATTTCAAGGCGCCTTGATAGATGCCTATAAAATGGATGACGCAAAAATAGTTATTGTCGCAATGGGATCCGTGCTTGGAACCATAAAAGACGTTGTCGACGAATTAAGAGAATCGGGAAAAAAGATTGGCGTTTTAAAGGTTCGTTCCTTTAGACCTTTTCCTGAAGACGAGATTGCGGATGCTCTTCAAAATGCACAGAATGTTATAGTGATAGAAAAGGCAATATCGCTTGGCAAGGGCGGGATTCTTTCTATGGAAATAAGGGATGTTCTTTATAAGCATAAAATGACCTCTATCAGCGTTAATGGATATACAATCGGGCTTGGCGGCAGGGATATTACTCCTAAAAATATTTATGACCTTGTTATGAGGGCGGAAAAGGAAGAAAACGTTGATGGCGAGTTTGTAGGATTATCCCAGCAGTATCTTTAA
- a CDS encoding 4Fe-4S dicluster domain-containing protein, whose translation MDFKIGIIALPGAALSNKTGSFANENPVFKQEKCTGCNLCIYFCPEGVVYGDKKTKIYDYDADYCKGCGICAEECPVDDIDMVLIEK comes from the coding sequence GTGGATTTTAAGATTGGAATTATCGCCCTTCCGGGAGCGGCTCTTTCGAATAAAACAGGGTCTTTTGCAAATGAAAATCCTGTGTTTAAACAGGAAAAATGCACGGGATGCAATCTTTGTATTTATTTTTGTCCTGAAGGGGTTGTCTATGGCGACAAGAAAACAAAAATATACGATTATGATGCAGATTACTGCAAGGGGTGCGGCATATGCGCCGAAGAATGCCCCGTTGACGATATAGATATGGTTCTAATAGAAAAATAA
- a CDS encoding pyruvate ferredoxin oxidoreductase subunit gamma — translation MKEIRIHGRGGQGSVTMASILALSFFDDGNYCQAFPSFGSERTGAPVQAFARFSDKPIRTRHQIYDPNYVIVQDITLLKSVPVYKGLRENGKMLINSEAGIKDVINELGGVSEENVVLFPALKIALKILNKPIANTTLLGAFSAISGDVSIESIKKEIENRFGSKLGKPNAEAAQVAYNYIKGDRSGF, via the coding sequence ATGAAAGAAATCAGAATACATGGCAGAGGCGGCCAGGGTTCCGTTACAATGGCATCCATTCTTGCCCTCAGCTTTTTTGACGACGGAAATTATTGCCAGGCATTTCCATCCTTCGGGTCGGAAAGGACGGGCGCTCCTGTTCAAGCTTTTGCAAGATTTTCAGATAAACCTATCAGGACAAGGCATCAAATATACGATCCAAATTATGTCATTGTTCAGGATATAACCCTCCTTAAGTCTGTCCCAGTTTATAAGGGGCTCAGGGAAAACGGAAAAATGTTGATAAATTCGGAAGCCGGTATAAAAGATGTTATTAATGAACTTGGCGGGGTTAGCGAAGAAAATGTTGTCTTATTTCCAGCATTAAAAATTGCCCTTAAGATTTTAAATAAACCGATTGCCAATACGACTTTACTTGGCGCTTTTTCTGCAATAAGCGGAGATGTCAGCATAGAATCGATTAAAAAAGAAATAGAAAACAGGTTCGGTTCAAAATTAGGCAAGCCCAATGCCGAAGCCGCTCAAGTTGCTTATAATTACATAAAAGGAGACAGGAGTGGATTTTAA